In Spirosoma pollinicola, the genomic window TGACCTGGCACTACGACACCGAAAACGATTGGGAAGACGATGAAATCTGGCTCCTGTCCAACGGAAATATCCTTCACGCGCACATGAAATACATTGAGGAAATAACGCCTAAAAAAGAGATTGTGTGGCGTTATGATAGCCCTAAAGGCACCGAAATTCATACATGCCAGCCCATCGGTGTTGATAAAGTGCTTTTTCTCCAGAATCAGAGCGATGTAGCCATTGTCAAGTTGTATAACAAAGTCACGGGAAAATACGAGCTGGAAAAGGAGTTAAAGGAGCTGGGCAAAGGCCCTCACGGTCAGTGCCGGCGGTTCCGCATGACCAGTAAGGGCACCTACGTGGCTGGCACTTTGGGAAGCCACACCTTCTATGAATATGACAAAAATTTCAACCTGATCTGGACGCACGATCCGGGGTCTATGTGGGGAGGGGTTCCGCTTAAAAATGGCAATTACCTTTTCCAGCGGGAAAATGCCATGACATCGGTAGAGATAAACCGGACGGGTGAAATTGTTTGGCAGGTTTCTATTGCTGACATTCAGGACCAACTCACCGAACTTGCCCCAAACGCAGGCAAAATAACCGCTACTCAAACCTGCGAACGGTTATCCAACGGCAATACAGTACTATTTACTCGGTTCTGTAATGCTAGTCTACCGCAAGCTATCGAAATTACACCTAACAAAAAGGTGGTCTGGATTCTACAGGACTGGCAGCACTTAGGCGATAGTGTGTCGGCCCAATTTCTGGATGAGCCCGGCTACCCGGAGGTGCCAGGCGAAACAAACCATTAGAAGCCCTGAGTAAATGCTCCCCAAGTGTATAAATACTAACAGTTAATTAACTTATTAATGGGTTGATAGTGAATAATTTAAAGCAGTTTTTTTGGTCCAGGTTCAGGGGCTTATCAGATTACATCGTCAACAAGTAGACAAAAAAATGCCCTGAAATCAATGGCGTTTGTATATTGGCCAACACCGACGAAATAAGTGAAATACTTGCTGTAATACATAAACTATTTGTAATTCGAAGTGCAAATACAGAAGTTGTGTAAACCATCGTTTCACCCGATTTGCCTAATCATGAAAAAACCGGCCAGCACATCTGCTAACCGGCTAATTTTCATGGGGTTATGTGTGAGCGGGAAATGGGGTTCGAACCCACGGCCTGCAGCTTGGGAAGCTGCCGCTCTACCAACTGAGCTACTCCCGCGTCGATTGGTGAAACAAAGGTGTATTATTAAAATTAGAATGTCAAGCCGTTAGAATCAGATGGTTGTTAGTAACTTTTCTATCTGCGTATAGGCATACCTAAGCTGCTCATCTGTAGTGCAGTAGGGTGGCATCAAATACAAAACATTACCCAGCGGGCGCATCAAAACACCACGATCAAGCAGGAAATTATAGGCCGTATCGCGAATATTATTGAAATAGGAGGTTTGCTCGCCAGCCTTCAAATCAAACGCCAGTAAGGTGCCATGCTGCCGAATGTTTTCGACGGTTTGGTAGGTGGCTAACGTAATTGAAAATGCGGTATGACTTGCGGCAATCCGCCGAATGTTAGCCTGTGTTTCGGGTAAAAGCAGTAAATCCATACTCGCTAATGAAGCTGTGCAAGCGAGCGGGTTTGCCGTAAATGAGTGCCCATGAAAGAGCGTTTTATGCTTGTCGCTTGACAGAAAAGCCTTGTAGATAGGCTCTGCACAGGCCGTAACGCCCAGCGCCATTGTGCCACCCGTCAACCCTTTCGACAGACACATCAAGTCGGGCTTTTCGGTCAAATAATCTGATGCAAACAACTTCCCCGTGCGACCAAAACCGGTCATGACTTCATCAGCAATGAGAAGAATGCCTTTGTTACGAGCTAATTGGAATAGCTTATCCAGCACCTCAGGGGCATACATCGTCATTCCGCCTGCACCCTGCACAAGTGGTTCGGCAATAAAGGCCGCCACTTCTTCCGTAAATAAGGCTTCAGCCTGTTGTAGAACAGCTTCTTCCTGACTGGGAGTCGGTACAGGTAGATACTCTACATCGAACAGAAAGGGAACAAAAGGGGCCGTGAAAGCACTACGTCCACTAACGGCCATAGCTCCGAAAGTATCGCCGTGATAGGCATTCTCGAACGCTACTATCTTTTTGCGTGGCCTCCCCAGGTTGTGCCAGTACTGAAACGCCATTTTCAACGCGACCTCAACGGCGGTAGAGCCATTGTCCGAATAAAAAATCTTCGATTGGTTTGAGGGGAGAATCGCCAGCAACCGTTCCGCTAGTTCAACGGCGGGCTCGTGCGTAAACCCGGCAAAAATGACGTGCTCGAGCGTTTGAAGCTGCTCCGATACTCGTTTGGCAATATGTGGGTGTGCGTGTCCGTGAATGTTCACCCACCAGGAAGAGATGACATCCAGGTATTCCCGACCATCGGCACCATATAGTATTGACCCATTGCCCCGTACAATGGGAATTGGCAACGGGGCCGTTTGCATTTGCGTGAATGGATGCCAGATGACAGCCTGATCACGTTCCGCTAAGTTGTTCATCTATCTAAAATAAAATGCGTAGAAATGAATAATGTAAAATGAATAACGAATCGAAAGAAACTGGTATCACTGTGCATTATTCATTTTACATTATAATCAAATACCCCACTTCCCCTGTGCTTTCATAACCTGTTCGATCACATCCCGAACGGCACCACGTCCACCTACTTTCGACGATATATATTGACAGACCGCCTGAATCTCGTCGACGGCATCAGCCGGACAGGTGCTTAAAATGGCTGTTCGACTCAAAATTGGGTAGTCAGGCATATCGTCGCCCATGTACAGAATTTCGGATTCGTTAAGGCCGTCGCGGGCAACGTAACCAAGAAACGCATTTATTTTTTGGTCGGAGGGGCCGCCCATGAAAACGTCTTTCACATTCATGGCCGCCAGCCAGCTACGAATGCCATCGGCATTGGCTGAGGAAACAATGCCCACCCGAAATCCAGCCTTGATCGCTTGCTCAATAGCGTAAGTATCGCGAATGAAAACCGTCCGAAAACGCTCGCCCGATGCCAATAGCGTAACACTGCCATCGGTCAGTACGCCATCTACATCGAAAATAAAGGTCTTGATTTGCCCGAATCGGGCTTGTGTCGCTGCCATGCTGCAAGTTTAGTGAAAACCGCCCGACAGTTCCGTATTTTTGTCACATGACAACACATAAGCTGTCGGGGAGTATCCAGCCACAGGCTGAATGGCCTTCGGCGTTTTTGACACAAATGCAGGCCCAGTTAGGTGCGGAGTTTACCGAATTTGAATCGGCACTGGTGCAGCCCACGCCTGTAAGTATTCGCATAAACCCACGCAAGCTGACAGACCCGCTTAACCCGGATGCTGGTTTGGCTTACGATACAACCGAACTAGCGCAAGTACCCTGGTGCCCTCAAGGGTATTACCTGCCCGAACGACCAAGCTTTACGCTTGATCCGTTGTTTCAGGCGGGGGCCTATTATGTGCAGGAGGCCTCGTCGATGCTGTTGTATGAAGCCCTCCGGCAAACTGTTAACCTCGACCGTCCGTTGCGGATTCTGGATTTATGCGCAGCACCGGGCGGAAAAAGTACGTTGCTGGCCTCGGCGCTGCACCCCGATAGTCTGTTGATTTGCAATGAAGTGATTCGCAGCCGGGTGTCTGTCCTGCGCGAGAATCTGGACAAATGGGGCTATCCAAATGTGGTGGTAAGCAACCACGACCCGGAGGATATGAGCAACCTGACGGGATTCTTCGATGTTGTGGTGGTCGATGCACCCTGTTCGGGTGAAGGGCTTTTCCGGAAAGACCCCGATGCCATGCAGGAATGGTCAGAAGCAAGCGTTGACCTTTGTTCGGCTCGACAAAAACGGATTCTAGCCGCAGCCGCTCCTTTGCTGGATAAAGACGGTATTCTGATTTTCAGTACCTGTACCTATAATGAACAGGAAAATGCCGAGAATGTCCGCTTTCTGGTCGAGAATGGTTTCAGAAACCGACCGCTGATCCTGCCATCTGAATGGAATATTGTGGAAAGACAGGCCGGTAACGATGAAACAGGTGATGCTGTAGGGTATCAATGCTACCCGCACCGGGTTCGGGGCGAAGGCTTTTTTATCAGCGTTTTTAAGAAGACAACTTTTACCGCTCCGGTTAAATTAGAGGCCCGGACTTTTCGTACGATCCGGGCGCTACGTCCGCGAGAAACAGCTTCGGCGGCCAAATGGCTCCAGAATCCAGCCGATTTTTCTTTTTGGGAGAAACCCAATGGTGATGTGATGGCTTTGCCAAAAGCGCTCGAAAAAACATTCTTATTTCTGGATAGTGCCCTAAAAAGCAAAGGCTTTGGCCTGGAAATGGGACAATTTAAGGGCACGGATTTTATTCCGTCGCACGCGCTGGCGCTTAGTACGGCTGTTAATCAGACTCTTCCGGGATTAGAACTGAGTAAGGAAGACGCACTACGCTACTTTAAGAAAGAAAATCTGGTGTTCGATGAGCCCGTTAAAGGCTGGTTGTTAGCTCGCTATAAAGGTATGAATCTGGGTTGGGTTAAAGGTGTTGGCACGCGGGTCAATAACTATTTGCCAAAAGACTGGCGAATTAGAATGGATATAAAGGAATACGTATGAAGCGGTTTTTTACCATTACGGGCCTGTTGGTGGCCGTTCTTGCGGTTGGTTATTTCGCGGGTCCGACGGCTCATCCCGAAGCGGTCAAAGACGAAACGATTACGCTCGATCCCGACCTAGTCAAGCTTGAAAAAAGCATTGCTGAATCGGAAAGCAAAGCGAATTTGCGTTTCGACAATGAAGCCCGCATTGTTTGGGCCGACAGTTTGCGTAGAGTTAAAACGCCCTATAGTATCGTTTACATACCGGGGTTTTCGGCCAGTTGGGCCGAGGGAGACCCGATTCATAAACAAATCGCCAGGCACTTTGGGTGTAACCTGTACCTGGCCCGCACCGCTGAACATGGGGTCGATTCGCCAGACGCGCTGAAAGATATTACCCCAGCCAACTATGCTGCCTCTGCCGAACGTGCGTTGGCGATTGGTAAATCATTGGGTGATAAAGTTATTGTCATGGGTACATCGGCAGGAGGGATGCTCACGCTATATCTGGCTGCTCACCACCCCGAAATAGATGGATTAATTCTGTATTCGCCCTGTATTGCTACGGCTAATCCGGCTCTGAAACTCGCTACTGGTCCGTGGGGAAAGCAGATTCTTAATCAGGTTTTTCAGGGCGAACACCTAGTTAATACGCACTACAACGGTGCCCGCGCTAAATACTGGTTTCCACAGTACCATACCAACGGGTTGATTACCCTGCAAACGATGCTCAATGCCTATATGACACCAGAGCAGTTTCAAAAAGTGAAGCAGCCCGTATTTATGGGCTATTATTATAAAGACGAAGAGCATCAGGACAACGTAGTGTCGGTACCGGCCATGCTGGCGATGTACGATGAATTAGGGACGCCCGCCGATAAAAAAGAGAAAATAGCCTTTCCGAACGCGGGAGAACACGTAATAGCCTCCCATTTTACATCCGGCGACCTCAACGGCGTTTACCAGGCAACCGAAAAATTTATGTCAACCATACTAAAAGTGCCGTCAACGCCGGTATCAGTGCCGACACTTGCCCTTGGCGCGAAAAAATAACCTAACTTTGAGGGATTAATGAATAATGTATAATGGACAATGAAGAACGTTTTTGTTCGTCAGCTGCTTTCCTTTATCCATTCTTCATTATCCATTATACATTAAAAACATGGCTTACGGATTACTGAATGGAAAACGCGGCATCATTTCCGGTGCCCTGGACGAAAAATCAATCGCCTGGAAAGTCGCTTTGAAAGCGAAAGAAGAAGGTGCTACGTTTACACTCACCAACGCACCCATTGCGATGCGTATGGGGGCAATCAAACAGCTCGCGGAACATTGTAACGCCGAAATTATTCCGGCTGACGCTACCTCCGTTGAAGACTTGGAAAACCTGTTCACCAAATCAACCGAAATTCTGGGTGGTAAAGTCGACTTTGTGCTGCACAGCATCGGTATGAGCCCGAACATCCGAAAAGGGAAAGCGTATACCGACCTGAACTACGATTGGTTTAAGCAAAGTATCGACATCTCGGCGCTGTCATTCCATAAAATGATGCAAACGGCCCATAAGCTGGATGCCATCAGCGAATGGGGTTCTGTGGTTGCCCTTACCTACATGGCGGCTCAACGGACGTTTCCGTTCTATACGGACATGGCCGATGCAAAGGCCGTTCTGGAGTCAATAGCCCGGAGCTTTGGCTATCGCTATGGCAAATCGCATAAGGTGCGCGTAAACACCATTTCGCAATCTCCAACGCCAACAACAGCAGGTGGCGGCATTGGTGGGTTCGATAAATTCTATGATTTCGCCGACAAAACTGCGCCACTGGGCAACGCTACCGCCGACCAGTGCGCCGATTATTGTATCACGATGTTCTCTGATCTGACTCGCATGGTCACGATGCAGAACCTTTTCCACGATGGCGGTTTCTCAATGACCGGTATTTCGGAAGAGATAATGGAATTGATTAATAAGGAACAATAAGTCATAGGTGTAATAAGTAAAATGAGTGCAGCAGGTGGAGTGGTTAGAACCATTTCACCTGCTGCACTCATTTTACTTATTACACCTAAAACGAAATCTGCTGAGTTAAATACGTTGCCTGTTCATCGCCGTTAATACGAACGGTTGCAGTTATCGGTTTTGCGGCCCAGTTAATGGTAATAAGGCCATAGTTCAGTTTGGTAACCATATCGCCAACCCGGTATTGATTGGCTTCTACATGCGGGGCCGATACGTGCGTGAGGCCGCTGCTCGTAATATCGAACAGGTCATAGCCCAGACCGGGTACACTAACCTTAGAGACTTCGGCCATGTGCCGGTCGCCACTGATGAAAAGAGCACCTTTGGGTTTCGTTTTGGCGATCAAATCCAGTAAGCGCTTTCGGGCTGTGGGGAAGTTGGCCCATTTTTCATAAACGTGTTCTTCGGGTAGAACCTGAACGCCACTGCCAATAATATGCACGTCGGCATCCGATTTGGTAAGCTGCTGCTCCAGCCACTTCCACTGCGCTTCACCCAGCATATCGCCCGATGGATCGGGGACATTTACTTTATTTTCTTTCTTCAGAGGGTCGCGGAAATAACGGGCATCCAGCAAAATGACTTTCACCCGTTGCCCTTTCGGTCCGTAGGTGTGAACGGAGTAGCCGCCTTCCTGTTGCCGTAGCGGGCTGGTTGACGGTACATCCAGAAAATCGAGCATAAGCTGCTGGCTTTCTTTCCGCTTCGGATATTCTTTTCCGCCATCGTTGACGCCATAATCGTGATCGTCCCACACGCCAATAATGGGCGTCAATTGCCGCAATTGTTGATAAACCGGATTCGACTTTTGAATAGCATATTTAGCCCTCAGCGTGTCCATACTTTCCGAATCGCCGTAAATATTATCGCCAAGCCAAACCCACACGTCTGGTTTCTGCGCTACAATATCATCCCATAACGGCTGTGGGCGTTTTTGATCGCTACACGATCCAAAGGCGATTTTAGTAATTGCTTTTGTTCGTGAAGAATCAGCTTGTTTAAATGATAGAGTAGAAGATGTGTCAGACTTTGGCGTCCGGCATCCTGCCAAAGCGATACCAGCAAACAGGCTGAGGGTGAGAAGTTTTTTCATTCGAGTTGGGATATTTTATAACTACTGTAGCGTGGAATGGTATTCTGCGCAGCCGCCAGGCTAAAATAAGCTGACGTTGTTAGCCTGACGGCTACGCGGGCTAAAGACCCACGCTACGAAACCAAAAGTAAAAAAGCCAGACTGTTTATTTGCCAGCTTCAAGATTTGTTAACAGGTGGAAATCCCCTTTCTCCCCCTCGTCCCTTTCCTCCTTCCTCCCTTTTAACTTTCCCAACTCCGAATAATCCGACTTCCATTTTCAGTCGATTCTGCCCGGATAAAGTTGTCTACTTCTTGCTGAAGTTCTTCTACGTGCGAGATGATACCAACCACCCGGTTTTCGGAGCGAAGGGCTTTTAGTGTTTTGAATACCGTTTGCAGCGAATCTTTATCGAGGGTTCCGAAGCCTTCATCCAGGAAAAACAGATTCTGTTTGGCTTTCGTCAAATGCTGAATATTGTCGGATAATGCCAATGCCAGCGATAGAGCCGCCTGGAATGTCTGCCCGCCGGATAGTGTTTTCACGCTACGAACCTCGCCACTATTGAGGTAATCGCGCACCAGAAAATTATTCTTGTCGTCCAGTTCGAGCCGTAGTTGGTTGTTGGTCAGTTTGAAAAAACGCTCGTTAGCTGATTCGCAGAGGTTTTTCAGGTAAACCGACGAAACGTAGTTCACGAAGCCCTGCGCTCTGAACATCTCGTCCATTTTCTTTAAATCCTGTCGCCGTAGGTCGAGGTCGTCGTGCCGTTTCTGATGCGCCTGTTTTTGCTGCCACTGCGTTTCGAGTGATGCCAACACGCTTGTAGCCTTACCGTGATCTTTGTTCAAGGCATCTTTTTCGGTTTGCAACCCCGTTAATTGTTGCTGAATCGTCGCTAATTCGACCGGATCGAAGGGATGCTCGGCTAACTCGGCTTCCAGAGAGTTAACCTGAAGCTGCAACCCACTTCGTTCTTCGTTGTATTCGTTTAATTGTTGCCGTTCGCGGCTGACGTTTAGATTGGATTGTAAAATCTGTTTCACCTGGTCGCGTGTCAGGCTTTGGTCGGTCAGATTCTGAGCAATGGTAGCTTCAAGTGCTTCCAGTTCTGTGCCAACTTCGGTGAGTTGATGGTGTGCTTGCAGAATCTGCTCATCAACGGTGGCCAACTCTTTTTCGGCGTCACTTTTCTTTTTGGCTGAATCGTCGAAATTAACCTTCGCCTGGTTGTGCGTTTTGGTGAGTTTTTCGCGCAGGTCGGCAATTTGATCCAGGCCCCAGTCTTTTACTTCATCCAGCCGGAAATGTTCCAGCGATTCAGCCGCTGTTTTCAACTGTCCGTTTAGGCCGGAGATGGCGTTACCAGCTTCGACAACCTTCTTGGTTAAGTCGTTGGCTATAGTTTCAGACTCTCCAATAAGCTTGTTAAGATCCTGAAGGGCTTTTTGGGCGTCCAGAATCTGTTTTTGCGTATCACTTTCCTTTTGGATGGCGTCAACCACAACGCCTTCCTGATCTTTCGAAAACTCCGGCCATATAAAACAATCTTCATGTTCGGTCAGCTGCCTAACGACCTCGGTACGCTCCTGAATCAGCCGTTTGCCATTTTCGTGTTCGCTCCGAAGTTTTGTCGTCAACTCCTTGATCGAGAGTTGTAGCTTGCTGGTTACTTCTATTCGCTGGATTACTTTCTGTAAACCCGCTTCGCTGCCTTTCACATCAATGCTTTCCTCAACGCCCATATGTCGGTTGGGGTAGTGTGTTGATCCGCAAAGTGGGCACGGTTGCCCTTCGTTCAGCGCATCAGCATACTTTCGTAACTCATCCTGAACGAGTAATTGCCGATGTCTGGTCTCACGGTCTTCCCGAACTTCTTTAAATTTGGCAAGAGCCTGCTCAATCGCATCCGGTAAGGTTTTAAGCGTCAAGTCAGTCCAATCGGCTGGAAAACTCACTAATGCATCGTTCTTCTGTTGCTTAAGTTTTTCAATAGTCCGGTCGTAATTACCAACGGCCACCTCAAGGTCATCGGCTTGTTTTTTCAGGGGTTTATAGGCCGTAAACCAGTTCTTTACTTTATAAAGTCGTTCAAGGTCAGATGTTCGCCCGATACCATTATCGAGAATAAGCTGGTGTTTGGCGCGATCCGCTTTATGGCGTTCGATTAAAGTTGTTTGTTGGTTGAGTTGACTGGTCAGCGAATCGCGGTAATGAGTCTGCTCACCAATGGTTTGTTGCAACGTTCTAATTTGTTGTACGGTATCCAGCTCGTCAATTTTCTGCTGCAATTCATCTCTGGTTTCATAAGCCAGTCTAGCGGCTTCATATACGCTTTGCAAACCAGCTAATCGTTTCGTTACAGAAATCAGTTGTTGCTGGGCTGTGCGTTCAGTTTCAGCGAGCTTTACCTTTTTGGCGTTTAGTTTATCATGCCCCGAAAAATCGGCCTGAAAGATGAGTAAGCAGGTTTCATAAACGGATAAATCTTGTTCGCGCTGGCGATGTGCAGGTTCTTTTATAAGAAGTTGGGCTAATTCCTGTTGTGTCAGGACCAGCGTTTTGCTTCGTTGCTGATTTTCCAACAGCCGTTTCTCATCGGGTCCCAACAGATTAATTTCGGCGTCTTTTTTTACCAGAGATTCTGTGATTATGGCGATATCAGCGTTTGCCTGCTCAATTACTTCGGGTGTAACGGCTTCAAGGGGCGATAATAAGCCACGTAACTCGGCTAATTGATTGTCGTTGGCTTTGCTCAACTTGCTCACCCGGCCAGCTAAGTCATACTGATCAAGCTTAAATAACTGATTCATCATCTCCGTCCGGTCGCGGGGGCTGAGTTCTAAAAACTCCCGAAACTGGTTTTGCGGAATAATGATTGTCCGTTTAAAATTGTCGTAGTCTAAGCCCAGAATCTGTTTCGTCAATACTGCTACATCTTCTTTTTCATTGCCGATAGGTTGCCATTCGTTGCCCTGACGGATAAACGATCGACGTTCGCCGGGTCCTATCTCGTGGTGTTTCTTGGGATGACGTTTGGCCTCATATACGAACTTATATACTTGCTGGTCGGCTCCAGCCTGAAATTCGAAATCAATAATGAGGTGATTCGATTTCAGGTTCATCATATTATACAGACGATTGTCACGACTATTCAGTCGCTCTGTTTCGCCGTACAAGGCAAAGCTAATAGCTTCCAGCAAAGACGTTTTGCCACTACCAACTTTCCCGAAAATGCCAAATACACTCGAACCAATTAGTTTCTGGAAATCAATTTCCTGTAATTCCTGATATGAATAGAGTCCTTGTACGGATAATTTAATGGGTATCATTCAGGGTCTGTCGCTAAAATCTCTTTAAACAAGTGCTGTAAGCGTTCATTCGGCTCCTGCCCCTTGTTCTTATTCTTAAAATAACTTGTAAACAGCGCTTCCATTGGTTGGGTAAGGTCAATGGCCGTAGTCTCCTCCTGTACGGTGTCGTCCACATCCTGTACATCGGGAATTATCGTTACCAATGACTCGTGCGCCTGTTGAAGCTGACGGCGTTCATCACTCGTCAAAAACGTTGTGGTTTGCATCGTGATCTCGGCATAGCAATTCGGGTTCTCGGTCAGCCACTCAACGGCCTCATCGACGCGTTTGAACTTGGGACGTAATAACCGCTTACCGGTTGCCAGCGGAATCGGATTAACCGTAACGGCTTTCCCCGGTTCTGCCTCTATAATAACGATGTATTTCTGCTGATCGGCTTCCGCAAAGCTATAGGCTAGGGGGCTGCTACTATATACGACAGGAGAAGGCCCACCCGCTAGCTGCTGATACCGGTGTAAATGCCCAAGCGCCGTATATTGAATCTGGGGCGGAATCATGTCCGTATACACGACCGATGCGCCACCAACCTGTAAAATACTACGCTCATCGTCCGATTCTTCGGGCTGCTCTCCCCCCCGTTTCATGACAAACAAATGTGCCATTAATAGATTGACACCCTGATCATCCATATAGGTATCCGCCAGGGCAGCCCAGTGCTGGTGTAAATGCTGCCGAAGTTCATCATCGAGAATTGCCATGCCGAGATACGACCGGAGCCGTGTCTCATTAGCATAGGGCGTTAGTATAATACGTATAGGATATTCATGTCGGGGTAACTTCAGTTCAATAAATCCCGGTGCCGAGCAAAGGAGTTTCGCTTCGCAACTCAGCTCATACGAACGCACCTCTGTTTTGGGAAAACCGGCGAAGATGATTCCGCACTCCCGCCCGAAATGATCCTGCGCTTCAATCCGGTCTGGGTTATCGTGATTGCCTGCAATAGCAACTACCGTCCGTCGACCGTTTGCCGTTAGGTCTTTAAGCGTACTATATAGTAGGTCTTCGGCTTTAGGGTCGGGATTAAACGTATCGAATAAGTCGCCCGCCACCAGAACCAAATCCACATCTTCCCGATTAGCGACTTCTGTTATTTCTGCCAATACGTCTCGCTGTTCCTGTAAGCGCTGGAAATCCTGAAGCCGTTTTCCTAAATGCCAGTCCGCAGTATGTAATAGTTTCATTGGATGAATAACTCATTGTATCGGGATGAACTGATACAAATAGCTCATGCAATATAATTCATAAGGATGGCATAACGGTTAAAAAAGCCTGTTTAGGCTCTAGTTGATACCGTTTTGGGCGTTCAAACCGGTGAACATCAAAAAAGTTTAAAAATAATTTCGTAGGGTAACTGATTGATTATACGGGTTTTACCAAATAATCTTTGGCACTTCTAAATCTATTTTCAAGACAGGTCTTGACAGAGGGCAAAAATGAACCTACCTTTGCACTCCCAAACATCGGGAATGAGTTGACAACAACGACGCAAGTCAGTGACTATCAATTCATTAAGTGCAACTCACTGAAAATCAATGTCAAAATTTATTTTCAGATTTACTTGACAAACTAACGAACGTCTCGTACCTTTGCACTCCCAAATATCGGGAATGATTGAGAAAACAAGTTCAACGCTTTGGTTATCAATCAGTTAACAGGAAAAGTTGAAAAAGTAAGTTTTAAAAATAACTTCAACTTTACTTGACAATCGGGAAATAAAGTGTACCTTTGCACTCCCAAACAACGAGACACAGTTTAACTGGTTTAAACGACACCTCAACAACGCTTCGACCAACGGGTCAGGCGCCAAGTTCTTTGACAAACGGTCAGCACAATAAACAACTCAACTTCACGACTTCGGTCGTCGGTTGAACAAGACAGTCACGCCACTGGCGTGACACAATTATTTACGATGGAGAGTTTGATCCTGGCTCAGGATGAACGCTAGCGGCAGGCCTAATACATGCAAGTCGAACGGTTCGCAAGGACAGTGGCAAACGGGTGCGTAACGCGTAAGCAACCTGCCTCATACTGGGGGATAGCCCGGCGAAAGCTGGGGTAAACCCGCACGGTCCCGTGTGATCACCTGGTGATACGGGTAAACATTTATGGGTATGAGAGGGGCTTGCGTCTGATTAGTTAGTTGGCAGGGTAACGGCCTACCAAGACGATGATCAGTAGGGGTTCTGAGAGGATTGGCCCCCACATGGGTACTGAGATACGGACCCAACTCCTACGGGAGGCAGCAGTAGGGAATATTGGGCAATGGAGGCAACTCTGACCCAGCCATGCCGCGTGCAGGATGAAGGCGCTCAGCGTTGTAAACTGCTTTTACTGGTGAAGAAAGCTTGTCCTGCGGGATGATTTGACGGTAGCCAGGGAATAAGCACCGGCTAACTCCGTGCCAGCAGCCGCGGTAATACGGAGGGTGCAAGCGTTGTCCGGATTTATTGGGTTTAAAGGGTGCGTAGGTGGTCATTTAAGTCTGATTTGAAAGCAGGCGGCTTAACCGTCTGATGTGGTTGGAAACTGAATGACTTGAATGGGTTGGCGGTAGCCGGAATGGGTCATGTAGCGGTGAAATGCATAGATATGACCCGGAACACCGATTGCGAAGGCAG contains:
- a CDS encoding AAA family ATPase; translated protein: MIPIKLSVQGLYSYQELQEIDFQKLIGSSVFGIFGKVGSGKTSLLEAISFALYGETERLNSRDNRLYNMMNLKSNHLIIDFEFQAGADQQVYKFVYEAKRHPKKHHEIGPGERRSFIRQGNEWQPIGNEKEDVAVLTKQILGLDYDNFKRTIIIPQNQFREFLELSPRDRTEMMNQLFKLDQYDLAGRVSKLSKANDNQLAELRGLLSPLEAVTPEVIEQANADIAIITESLVKKDAEINLLGPDEKRLLENQQRSKTLVLTQQELAQLLIKEPAHRQREQDLSVYETCLLIFQADFSGHDKLNAKKVKLAETERTAQQQLISVTKRLAGLQSVYEAARLAYETRDELQQKIDELDTVQQIRTLQQTIGEQTHYRDSLTSQLNQQTTLIERHKADRAKHQLILDNGIGRTSDLERLYKVKNWFTAYKPLKKQADDLEVAVGNYDRTIEKLKQQKNDALVSFPADWTDLTLKTLPDAIEQALAKFKEVREDRETRHRQLLVQDELRKYADALNEGQPCPLCGSTHYPNRHMGVEESIDVKGSEAGLQKVIQRIEVTSKLQLSIKELTTKLRSEHENGKRLIQERTEVVRQLTEHEDCFIWPEFSKDQEGVVVDAIQKESDTQKQILDAQKALQDLNKLIGESETIANDLTKKVVEAGNAISGLNGQLKTAAESLEHFRLDEVKDWGLDQIADLREKLTKTHNQAKVNFDDSAKKKSDAEKELATVDEQILQAHHQLTEVGTELEALEATIAQNLTDQSLTRDQVKQILQSNLNVSRERQQLNEYNEERSGLQLQVNSLEAELAEHPFDPVELATIQQQLTGLQTEKDALNKDHGKATSVLASLETQWQQKQAHQKRHDDLDLRRQDLKKMDEMFRAQGFVNYVSSVYLKNLCESANERFFKLTNNQLRLELDDKNNFLVRDYLNSGEVRSVKTLSGGQTFQAALSLALALSDNIQHLTKAKQNLFFLDEGFGTLDKDSLQTVFKTLKALRSENRVVGIISHVEELQQEVDNFIRAESTENGSRIIRSWES
- a CDS encoding metallophosphoesterase family protein; protein product: MKLLHTADWHLGKRLQDFQRLQEQRDVLAEITEVANREDVDLVLVAGDLFDTFNPDPKAEDLLYSTLKDLTANGRRTVVAIAGNHDNPDRIEAQDHFGRECGIIFAGFPKTEVRSYELSCEAKLLCSAPGFIELKLPRHEYPIRIILTPYANETRLRSYLGMAILDDELRQHLHQHWAALADTYMDDQGVNLLMAHLFVMKRGGEQPEESDDERSILQVGGASVVYTDMIPPQIQYTALGHLHRYQQLAGGPSPVVYSSSPLAYSFAEADQQKYIVIIEAEPGKAVTVNPIPLATGKRLLRPKFKRVDEAVEWLTENPNCYAEITMQTTTFLTSDERRQLQQAHESLVTIIPDVQDVDDTVQEETTAIDLTQPMEALFTSYFKNKNKGQEPNERLQHLFKEILATDPE